Within Sorangiineae bacterium MSr11367, the genomic segment TGCAAGAGTCCGAGGTTTTGCGGCTGGACGCGCTCGTGCGCCTCGGGGAGCGCGACGCCGTCGAACGCGAGGGCCGCGCGTTCTTGGAGCAGCATCCGCAAAGCCCGCAGGCCGCGCGCGTTCGTGCGCTACTCTTACGAAACGATCAGGAGCGGCCCCGCGAGCGGGTCCTGGGGGCCTCGCCCCAGGCGAAATGACGTCGAGCCCCACTGCCCGCGCGCTGATTCTTCTATGCAGTCTCGTCGCGCTCGGATGCCGCAACGAAGTGTCGCTCGGGCAACCTCCGGGGGAACCACCGCCTCCGAGTCCGACGAGGTCGTGCGTGCGGGCGGCGGAGCCGGGGCTCTTCGCCGAGGTGAGCGCGGATTACGGTCCGATCCGCGCCATGCTGGGCAATCCCGACGACGGGGTGTACGTCGTTGCGGCGCCCGATGGGGCACCAGGAACGCTCTTGCGCGCGCGCGAAGGCCGCGCCGAGCCCATGGGCATGGTGGGGATCGGGCCTGCGCAGATGGCCCTAGGCGAACACAGCATCTACGTCACCTGTCCCCAGAGTGGCCAGGTGTTTCAGCTCTCTCTGAACCAGCCCAAAATCGAATCGCTCGCCGGTCAGGAGAACGTGCGGGCCATCGCGGCGGGCCCGTCTGACATCGTCTATTGGGCCCTGGCCACCGAGAAGGGATCGGTTCGAAATTACTCCTTCGGTTCGAGCCCCCCGCAGGACCTGATGTCCACGCCGTTCCCGACCTCGCTCGCCTACGATGGTACGGCGCTCTTCGCCAGCGGTGATGGACCGATCGCCGTGTACGATTTTTCATACTACCGACGCAGGGGGAACCTTCCCGGTCGCTGCGATGGTCGCATGCTCGTCCTCACGGAGTGGGATATCCTTTGCGCCGACGGCGGCGCGATCAACCAGATGGCCCGCAGCGGATACAACGAGGTCAACACGCGTGCGACGTTTCCGGATGCCACCGTATTCGACCTCGTGGCGGGCGCGGGACGCGTCTTCTTTCGTCTGGCGCCGCGCGACGGAAAGCCTGAATCGCAACGCATCATGGCCATGCCGATCGAAGGTGACGCCAAGCCCACGGTGTTCGCGACCTTGCCGAGCGGCGGTCAATCCCTCGCGATGGATCGATGCCATCTCTATGCGAGCTCGGGAAGCTCCATCATGCGGTGGCCGCTATGACGTCTCGCTCGTTCGTGGCGTGCATTTCGTTCCTCTTGGTAGCGTGCCTCGACCCGCCGGGATACGTCCCCGGGGGCCGGTACATGGGGCCTTCTAGGGAATGCGGTGCGCCCAACGAGCTCCCCTTCGATGACAGTTGCCGCCAGCGGTGCAACGTCACGCACGATTGTCCGATCAATCTATGGTGCACGTACACGGGTCGCTATGACCGCGTTTGCCTCGACTATCCGCGTTGCGGATACCTCGATAGCGATACCGAATGTGCGCCGGCCGTCGTCGGTGATCCCACCAGTTGCGCGGGCAATGCGCAGTGGCGCGAGCGGCTGTTGTCCGGCGATCCGGCTTGCGGAGTAGCCCATCAGGTCCGTCGTTGCCAGCCCACACCCGATGGGTGCGCCCTGGTCGAGATGACGACGTACGATATCGGCACGCCTTGAAATAAATTCCGATCCGGAATCTCATTCCCGGACATCGTCACGAATGTACACGTTGCGCCGACTGGATGGCGTACGTGGCATATCGTGAAGAGGTAAATTAGGAATGAGCTCGAAGCATATCGTACGCGTGGGGGCTTTTTGTGTGGTGAGTCTCGTGGCCTGCGGCGGCAGCGACGGTGACGACGGAGGCTCCGGGAGTGGCACGGGGGCTCTTCCGAAGGACGGCGTGAAAGAAGCCACCATTCATGCGCTGAACACGAAGGGCGGCGAGGGGCCGAAATGGGGCTTTCAAGCAGCCTTCATCCAGGGGCGTGTGAGCTCCCACGGCGAAGAGTGCACGACCGACACCGTGGATGCCTGCACGATCCGCCTTTGCAAAGAAGGCAATCTCCCGAACCCCGAAGTTCCCCATGTCTACCTCGGCGCAGGCCCTATCACGCTCACGGGCGCTCGATTGCCGGCTCACGAGTTCCGCGCCATCAACCGCGTTGCCGGAAATCAGAGCTCCGTACTGCCTGGCGACCCGGCCATCTATTGGGACGGCGGCGAGGATATCCGCGTCGCAGCGGGGGGGCAACCCGACGGCGTTCCCGGATTCGAGACCACGCTGAAGGCTCCATCGTTCGTCACGGTGACGAATTCAATCTTCACGGAGCCGAGATTTGCTTTGGATACCACCAAAGATTTCGAAGTGACCTGGACCCACGAAGGGGCCGGCTCCGGTCAAACCGTCGTGCGCTTCGGCCAGTCCGCAGATGTTGGGATCAAGTACGTCTCGCAAGTCGCGTCGTGTACTTTCCCTGCGAGCAGCGACCGAGGAACGATCCCCGCGTCCGTGCTGCAACGGCTGAAACCGTTCTTGGAGGCTTCGCTGTCCATCACGGCCATCGAAAAGCGGACGGTGACCGCAGGCGATTGGAACGTGGAAGTGGAGCTGGGATCCCGTACCGGTGCAGGTGAAAAGCCGGGCGAATACGCAGTGAATTTCAACTAGCGGAGGCGCGCAAACGAGCGGCAGGGCGCGCACGTTCATGCTACTCCCGAATCACGGAGCGCGCCCGATCGACATGACGCCGACCCGCATCGCCATCGCAGCCATCGTCGCTTGCAGCCTCGGCGCGCCCGCGTGCCGTGACGAGGTTTCATTGGGGAATCCTCGGTCGTACGGGCCTCCGCCGTCCCTGCTTCCCGCCTGTCCGGCAAGTGAGGAATTCGAGCTAATTGCCAACGTGGAGCCCAACGGCAGTCCCATTCGCGCCATGAAGGCGGACAATGACGGAATCTTCGTGGTGACGGGGACCGATGGCATTCCGGGCTCGCTCTTTCGCGTGACCGGCGGTTCGGTGCAATTCCTGGCCACCGTCGGCGTGGGACCGGAGGCGATCGCGGTGGGCCGCGACAGTGTTTTCGTCGCCTGTTCCCAGAGCTCGCAAGTGTTTCGTGTCGCGAAGGATGGGAGCACCACACTGTTCGTGGCCAATCAGCCAGGCGTACACACGCTCGTTGCGGCGGAATCGGACAATATGGCGTATTGGGTGCTGGCGGGCGATGGCGGGGCGGTTCGGCAGTACTATTTCGGCTCGAATGGATTCAATACGTTCGAAAGCGCGCTGCTGCCGGTGTCCATCGCCCACGATGGAAAATCGCTCTACGTCAGCCGGGGGCAGGGCCCGGTCCTCAAAGGGACGGGCTCGTTCTCGGACCCAACCGTCACGCTTCCCGGCCGGTGCGACGGTCGTATGCTCGCCCTCACCGAGCGGGATCTGCTCTGCGTCGATGGGAATGCCATCAACCGGATCCCGCGGGAGGGGCAGAGAGCGGCCACGACCCGTGCCGTTCTTCCCCCCGGTACGATATTCGACCTCGTGGTGGGGGCGGGCCGGGTGTTCTTTCGTTTCGAGCCGAAAGATGGCTATCCGGGACCGCCGCGCATCATGAGCATGCCCTTGGTAGGTGACGCCGCCCCGACCGTGATAGCCCGTTTGCCGGGTACGGTTCGGTTTCTCACCGCGGATGCATGCCATCTCTACGTTGCCGAAAAGAACGCGGTGATGCGGTGGCGGTTGTGAGGGGGGTCGCATTCGCCTCGTGCGTGTCGTTCGTGCTTCTGGCGTGTCTCGGCACACCGGACACGCCCCCGGATCGGCCGATCTTCGACTTTCGGAGTTGCGGTGCACCCGATGGTGTACCCTTCAGCGAATTTTGCAGGCAAGCGTGTGTGACGAGCCGCGATTGCTCGGTGGGCGAGTGGTGCATGTTCGTCGAGGGAGGCGATTCGACGGTGGGCACCCCCGTTTGCGTGGATTATCAGTATTGCGCGTACCTCGGGAGCGACACCGAATGTACTCCAACGAGCATCGGCGGCGTTGCGGGGTGCGCAAGCTCCGCGTCATGGCAGATCGAATCGCTCCAAGGTGATCCGGCCTGCGGTCGTGCTCATGACGTAACTCGCTGCACGACGACACCAAGTGGCGATTGTGTCTTGACGCCTCTGACGGCGTACGATGTCGGTCACCCGTGAAATAATATGATCCCAAAACGCTATTCGTGGACATTCTGTTCGTAGCGAAAACGCCAAAATGCGTAAAAGACGCAAGTGAGATAAATCCGATCCCGAGGCGGCCTTCGCGGACATTGCCACGACATAACGCTGTTGTCCGTGAGGGAGAATATGAAAATTCATAGTTTCATTGGGTGGGGAATGGGCATCGTTGGCATTTTCGGCATCGCCGCTTGCAGCTCGAGCGACGATGGCGACAGGAAGGCGCAAACGCCGCTCGTCACAGATGATGAGGAGCGCGACGCGGTGATCGATTTCGTCACGTACGGGAGCCAATTGAACGTGGGATATTCCGCGGCGGCCTGGTTCATGCGGGGGCGCGCGTATGGTCCAGGGCGGAGGGAAACCCAGGTCAAGGAGGGGGACTGCACGGTCACGAGATGGGAATACGTCGACCGTGAAGATCCCGAGCATCCGCCGGTTTTCGTGAGTGCGGGCGAAATTGCGCTGAGCGGGGGGAAAATACCGCCCAATTCGGGGATGAGGCATAGCGATGGCAGCTACCATCCGTACTACTATCCGTACTTTCACGGCACGGATTTGCTGTGGACGGGCGGAGAGGACGTCCGCATCGCGGCCGCGGGCAGTCCAAACGGAGTGGGCCCCTTCGAAGCCTCCTTGAAGGCTCCGTCGCACATCAGCTTGACGACACCCTCCTGGGATGAAGGCGCGACCATCGACCGTTCCAAAGATCTCGAGGTGGCCTGGACCCGCTCGGGGGCGGCTTCGGGAACGATCGAGGTGTCACTTGGCGCATGGGCAGAAAAACACCGAAGTGGTGTCGACGTGCTCTGCGCGTATCCGGCGAGCCGCGATGCGGTTGTGGTGCCGGCTTCGGTCCTCCAAGCGCTTCCGGCTGGCACGTCCGGTTCGATCCTCATCGAGGCCGCGGAACGGCAGACCATCACCGCGTCGTCGTGGAAGGTGAATCTGCGTCTCCGTACGGGGCCAGCTCAGACGAACGGACGACACACCTCCGGCCCCGTGACGTTCCTGTAGCCGCATCGACGAGCGGGACTGGCCATCCCGCTCCGTCCTTCGCGGAATTGTATTCTGAAATGGACTCGTGACGCGAAAGGGCGTTGGTGTAACGCCAAAATGTATAAAAAACGCAAGTGAGATAAATTCGATCCCATGTTGGCCTTCGCGGACATTGCCACGACGTAACGGACTTGTCCGTGAAGGAGAGTTATGAAAATTCATACTTTCGTTGGATGGGGAGCAGGCATCGTCGGCATTTTCGGCATCGCTGCTTGCGGCGCGAGCGCTGGCGATGGCAGTTTGCAGCAAGAGTCGTCGCTTGCTACGGACGACGGCGATGGCAAAGGCGTCGACGAGGTGCGCGAGGCCGCCATCGATCTTCAGAGCTACATTCACAAGGAGGCGCAAGGGTATTCCTCGGCGGCTTGGTTCCGGCAAGGGCGCGTTTTCGGTCCGGGATGGAACGAAAGGGAGATCGTCGAAGAGGGGAATTGCACGGCTACGTTTTTCGAGCCCGGTGACGCGAAAGATCCGGAGCGTCCCCCGGTCTTCGTCAGCGCGGGTGACATTTTCTTCAGCGGCGCGAAGATCTCACCGAACACGGTGATGCGACCCGACAAGAGCAACTACTATCCGAAACTCAGCGACACGGCGGTCCTCTGGGTGGGCGGAGAGGACATCCGCATCGACGTTTTGGGCAGTCGCGATGGGGTGGGCGCGATCAAGGCCACGTTGAAGGCCCCATCGCTCATCACGTTGTCGTCACCGTCGTGGGAGCAAGATAGGCTGACCCTCGACCGCGCCAAGGACCTCGACCTCGCGTGGACGCAGTCGGGCGTGGCGTCCGGAACCGTCAAGGTGCGCATCGAAGCACTGGACAAATACATGGAGAGCGGCGTCCACGTCACGTGCGCGTTTCCGGTGAGCAGCGGTAAAGGGGTGGTCTCAGCGCGGGTTCTCAAACATCTCCCGCTCTCCTCGAGTGCATGGATCGACATTCAGACCGCAGAAGAAGGGATCGCTGCCGCTCCGCCGTGGAACGTGAAGCTGCGTCTCCACTCGGGTGGATCTCGCGCGAACGGGCGGGCGAGTACCGGCCCCGTGAACGTCGAGTAGCCTTGGATGGAGGAGCGGGATTGACAATCCCGCTCCGTCCTTTAGAGAAAGCCGGCACATGCCGGCACTCAAAGGATCGCTCACGTACGCGCGCTTCTTCGTCGATGGGGAGCTCCCCGACGATTTTCGCGAGCGTTTCATGCGCTCGATTCGGCTGCGCGCGCTCAAGCCGCTCGAGCCCGACGAGGAGGATTTGGAGCGCTCCGGATGGTGCCGCGTCGGGGAGGCCTTCGAGCTCGAGCTCGATTACGAGAGTGTATTCTACAACGAGTTCGTGAACCTCGGGTTTCGCACGGACCGGTGGGTCGTGCCCCCTTCGCTCTTGCGCGCCAAAATGCGGGAGGCCGAGGCGGCGTACCTGCAGAAGAAGGGCCGCGAGCGCATTTCGCGTAAGGAGCGCAACGAGTTGAAAGAGGTGGTCACGCGGCGTTTGCGGCGGCAGCTCTCGCCGGCGATGCGCATGTCGGATCTGTCGTGGTCGCTCAACGATGGCGTGGTGCGGTTCTTTTCGCACTCGCCGAAGACCGCGGGCGTCATGATGGAGCTCTTTCACCGCACCTTCGGCATGAAGTTGATCCCGGAGTCGCCGTACACGCTGGCGGCGAGGCTCGGTCTGAGCAAGGCGCAAGAAGGCGCCTGGCAAGATTTGTCGGCGACGAACTTGGGGACCCCATGAGCGCGATGCAGCTGGTCGACCGGATCGAAAAGCGCCGTTTCGTGGGGCGCGAATTTTTGCTCTGGCTGTGGTTCGAGTCGGAGATCTTCGAGGGGACGCTCTCCACGAAGTCGCACGGGGAGTTTGCGCTTTGGGTCGAGCGGCAGATCGCGCTGTCGCTCGGCAAAGAGGAAGTGACGCGCATCAAGGGCGCATACCCCGCCGGCACGCGCGAGGCGAAAGAGGCCCTTTTGCGCGGCAAGATGCCCGACACCGCAGGGCTGCATCTGTCGTGGCACGACCACCAGGCGGGCTTCATCTTCAAGGCCGAGCCCATGGCCATTTCCGGGCTGACCCTGCCCACGGTCCTCGGCGGGGAGGACGAAGAGGAGGCGCCGCCGCCGGAGGCACGCCCCAAGGGCCGGCGGCGGAAGGCCGAGGCCGAAGGCGACGAAGGGCACGAGGCGTTCTACGAACGGATGCGGCTCACGCGCGAGGTCGAAGAGATCCTCGAGGCGCTTTACCGCGACTTTCTCACGCTGCGGCTCGGCGCGGCCTGGACCGACACGGTGGCTCCCGCGCTGTCCGCGTGGACCGATCCCGAAGGGGAGGTCGATGTCGATGCCTACCGCGCCGCGCGCGATCGTGCCCTTTCGACGCGCAAGCGCTAAACCGTCGGAAGAAATTTGGATTGAACAGGGAGATCGGGAGATCGGGAGTTTTTTGAAAAAAATTCACTGCTCCCGATCTCCCGATCTCCCTGTTCAGATTCAAGAGCTACGCTGGTGCACCGGAGGTTTCCCGATGCACGTGTCACTCTCGCCCATGGAGTTCGCGCGCCGCGCGCGGGCGCTCTACGCCGATAGAATTGCGGTGATCGATGGTGAGCTGAGGCTCACGTATGCCGAGTTCTTCGATCGATGCGATCGCTGGTCGCGCGTGCTCGCGGGGTTCGGCGTGCGGCATGGCGATCGCGTGGCGTACATCGCGCCGAACACGCATGCGCAGCTGGAGTCGTTCTACGCGGTGCCGGCGCTGGGGGCGGTGGTGGTGCCGCTCAATTACCGGCTCATCGCCGACGACTTCGCGTACATGATCGAGCATAGCGGCTCGAAGGTGGTGTGCGTCCACTCGGACTACCTCGACGCGGTCGACTCGATCCGTGCGCGCTGTCCGCAGGTGACACACTGGGTTGCGCTGGAGGGAGCGCGTGCGGGGTGGCTCGATTACGAGGCGCTCGTGGCGGCGGCCGACCCGGGGCCTCTCCCGGCGGTGACCATCGACGAGAAGGACCTGCTCACCATCAATTATACGAGCGGCACCACCTCGCGGCCGAAGGGCGTGATGATCACGCACCGCAACGCATGGGTGAACTGCGTGGGGACGCTGGTTCACCATCCGATGACCAGCTCGGACAATTATCTGTGGACCTTGCCGATGTTCCACGCCAACGGGTGGACCTTCGTGTGGATCAACACGGCGGTGGGGGCGACGCACGTTTGCCTGCGCAAGGTCGACCCGGCGTCGGTGTTCGAGCACCTCGAGCGGGAGAAGATCACGCTGCTGTGCGCGGCGCCGACCGTGCTCATCTCGATTGCCAGTGCGCCCGACGAGCTGCGGCAGCGCGCTCCGCGCGGGGTGCGCGTGCTCACGGCGGGGGCGCCGCCGGCGGCGAGCACCATCGAGCGCATCGAGTCGGAGCTCGGGTGGTCGCTCTTGCACGTGTACGGGCTCACCGAGACGTCGCCCTTCATCACCGTGTGCGAGCCGCGCGATACCGATGCGGGTCTTTCGCTGCAGGAGCGGGCGCGCATCAAGGCGCGGCAGGGCGTGGAGCTCATCACGTCGGGCGAGCTGCGCGTGGTCGACGATGCGATGCACGACGTGCCGCGCGATGGGCAGACCATCGGCGAAATCGTGGTGCGTGGCAATGCGGTGATGGACGGCTACTTCCGCGATCCCGAGGCTACCGAGCGCGCTTTCCAAGGTGGCTTCTTCCACAGCGGCGACTCCGCGGTGACCCATCCCGACGGCTACGTCGAGATCCGCGACCGCATGAAGGACGTGATCATCAGCGGCGGCGAGAACATCTCCAGCATCGAGGTGGAGGGCGTGCTCTTGCGGCATCCGGCGGTGCAGGAGGTGGCGGTGGTGGGCATGCCCCACGAGAAGTGGGGCGAGGCGCCGCACGCGTTCGTGGTGCTCAAGCAGGGCAAGACCGCGACGGAGGCCGAGCTGCGCACCTTCGCACGGGACAACATGGCGCACTTCAAGGCGCCGCAGGCGTTTCACTTCGTGAAGGAGCTGCCCAAGACGGCCACGGGCAAGATACAAAAATACGTACTGCGTGGAGGCCGGTCAGGCATCTCCACGCAGTAGCGGGTTTCGGTCTCCCCCTCCCGGCCTCCCCCGGAGGGGGAGGGGCCCTTGAGGGTGGGGGCGCTTATTCGGCGCTGGCGCCGGTGGGTTCGTCGATGATGACGGTTTGATGCGGCCCGCTGTGGGGCGCTTGCTCTTCCGACTCGTTGGTGCGCTCTGCGCGTTCCTTGCTGTGATCCTTGGCGAGGAGAACGTAGACCGCCGGCACAACGAACAGCGTGAACAGCGTTCCGATGAACATGCCGCCGACGAGCACGAGACCGATCGAGTTACGGGCCATGGCGCCGGGGCCCGTGACCAATGTCAGCGGGAAGTGACCGGCGATGGTGGCGACCGTGGTCATCAAGATCGGACGCAGACGGGTGTGTGCTGCTTCCCGCACGGCGTCGAGCTTGCTGAGACCCTCGAGCTGCTTGTGGTTCGCGAACTCGACGATCAGGATGCCGTTCTTCGACACGAGGCCGACCAGGGTCACCAGACCGACCTGCGAGTAGATGTTCAGCGTCGTCGTCCAGCCTGCGGTGAGCTTGAACGGCAGCTCCGGCGGGCCGGGGTACTTGAGGAACGTGAAGATCAACGCTCCGAACATCGCCAACGGCACGGAGCCGAGGAGGATGACGAACGGATCGCGGAACGAGTTGAACTGCGCCGCGAGCACCAAGAAGATGAGCAGCAAGGCCAGGCCCATGGCCGGGAGGAACTTGCCGCCCTCCGTGCGGAGCTGACGCGACTCACCCGTGTAGTCGACGTGGTAGCCCTGCGGGAGAACTTCCTTCGCCTTCGTCTCGAGCACCTTCAGCGCCTCGTCGATCGAACGCCCGGACATACCGGAGAGCTTGATCGAGTTCAGCTGCTGGAAGCGATTGAGCGTTCGAGGCTCCACACCGTCGCGGATCGTGGCGATGGCGCTCAGTGGAATGAGCTCGCCCCTCGGACCCGTGATTTGGATGTTCGTGAGCTGGTCGGGCGTCAGGCGCCCAGAGCGCTCCATCTGCGGAATGACTTTGTACGCGCGCCCGTCGATGTTGAAGCGGTTGACGAAGTTTCCGCCCAGCATCGCCGAGAGATCCGCACCGACGTTCTGCATGCTCAGACCCATCGACGAGATCTTGTCGCGGTCGAGGATCACGTCCGCCTTCTCTTGGTCGATCTGCACGTCGATGATCGGCGGGAAGTAGAAGATGCCGCTATCCATCGCCGCCTTCTGGAGGTCCTGCGCGAAGCGCAAGATTTCCGTGTGCGGTGCCGTCGCCGAGATGACGAACTCGATCGGCAGCTGACCGGGGCTCGGCAGCGAAGGAGGAACGAAGATCGGTGCACGCACGCCCGTGATGGCGCTCATCTTGTGCGTGATCTCCGTTTGGATGGGGAAGATGCTCCGATGACGCTCGTTCCAGGGCTTCACCAGCATGCCGCCGATGGCCAGCTGTGGCGTGGTGATCTGGAAGCTGTGCTCGAACTCCGGCGTCGTCTTGAAGATCTCGTTCGCCTGCTCGGTGTACGGAATGACCTGCTCCAGCGTGGTGTTCGCTGGCATCTGGAGCGCTCCGAACACGACGCCCTGGTCTTCGTTGGGCGCGAGCTCGTTCGGCGAGAACATGTACAAG encodes:
- a CDS encoding long-chain-fatty-acid--CoA ligase; this encodes MHVSLSPMEFARRARALYADRIAVIDGELRLTYAEFFDRCDRWSRVLAGFGVRHGDRVAYIAPNTHAQLESFYAVPALGAVVVPLNYRLIADDFAYMIEHSGSKVVCVHSDYLDAVDSIRARCPQVTHWVALEGARAGWLDYEALVAAADPGPLPAVTIDEKDLLTINYTSGTTSRPKGVMITHRNAWVNCVGTLVHHPMTSSDNYLWTLPMFHANGWTFVWINTAVGATHVCLRKVDPASVFEHLEREKITLLCAAPTVLISIASAPDELRQRAPRGVRVLTAGAPPAASTIERIESELGWSLLHVYGLTETSPFITVCEPRDTDAGLSLQERARIKARQGVELITSGELRVVDDAMHDVPRDGQTIGEIVVRGNAVMDGYFRDPEATERAFQGGFFHSGDSAVTHPDGYVEIRDRMKDVIISGGENISSIEVEGVLLRHPAVQEVAVVGMPHEKWGEAPHAFVVLKQGKTATEAELRTFARDNMAHFKAPQAFHFVKELPKTATGKIQKYVLRGGRSGISTQ